agattatttattGTATATGCCATTAATAAATACCCTGTAACAAATAGGAGACACTCTATCGCAATAATGTGCTTCTATATTTCtatctctgtgtctttgtgtgtgttggtgtgagagagaggatgGGAATTAGTAACAGTTTCTAAGACACCTTATGCTTCCCATGTAGGCTACACTCTATTTTTTATATTCATAATAATTGTATTTGGGTAATGTCTGTTTgatattttatttcaaaatggctTTTATAATGGCTTTTTAAATCTTTGGTTTTAATTAAAGCCACACCGGGAAGTAGTATAGGCTACTACAGACAAATACAAAATGGATATGCCAACCTTAAGTTCCCTCTCACACGAATAACTTTGAGGTTAATATCAGACCACTAAGCAGTTTAATTATACTTTATAAGACAGGGAAGTGAACTCAACACCCATCAGGCGGTATTCGGGGACTACTAGCGCCTTACCAGATGAGGGACGGTCCGAGTACCGTGTACAGTAAACCCAAGCTGGCCACAACATCGGCTGGCTTTCTTTAGTTATGGCCGGAGATCCTCCATTGCTGCCACTCACAACCATAATTGACGAGGGGCTGTCTGCGTATCTACCGGACCCGTTGCTCGCCGGTTCGCCCTGTTTCAACGAGTTCTGCTTGGACGAAGGCGAGGAGGACGTGGACGACGAGGAGGAGGGCGACGAAGAGGTGCTGTCGCTGCTGCAGTTGGAGTCCAGGCAGAGGCTGCCGGTGTGCGGCGGCGGCCTCGCTCCAAGCGGGTTGACGTTTTCTCTGCCCGGCGTCCGGTCGCGGTAGCTCGGCTCCTTTCTGCAGCCGAAGTCCGGCCGCAGGATGTTGTCTATGAAAAAGTTCGTGGTTCTGTGGGCCTGCTGCGCGGCCTGGTGGGGTAAAATCATGGGAGGGGATGGGAGGTTTGGCGACAGGGACATGCTCTCTTCCTCGGTCGAGTCCCGGCTGCTGTTTGGCTCCTTTTGCTCTTCCATTGCTGGTGAGAATTGTCGGCCTCTCCACGCCAAACTCCACTTGTTGCTCGCGCTCCCGCCCCCTTCGGTATCCAATTTAGACGGACAGCATGTAAAAACAAGCCTCCTCGCtagaataaaacaaacaaatacctGTGTTAATTTTTAATATCACCTAGAGCGGCGACATGTCGTCCCCTAAAACCTTCCGAGACCTGGCATAGTGAACAGCTCCACGTTATAACCAGTGTCCCTGCCTCTCTCCGGTGCAGCATAATATCTGTGTATTCGCTCTTCCTAAACTCTCCTAAAACCGTTATCTCCCCcccgtgtgttttttttctttctcttacaCCCAGCCGGAAGCACGTGTGCGCGTACACACGTGCAGCAGACCAATCAGGTGCGGAGATCGTCCCTGTCACAATTGACGACGTCCAATTAGGGCTCGGGGAGCGCTGCGAACTATACACGCGCACACATAGCCCGCGCGTAGTTCGATCGATTTTGGTGAGGGGCACGTGCATGCACATAGGCTATAcacagcaaaataaaaacaacaacagcggGATAGCCACCATTATAAATGTTACAGAGgacagaaaatatgtttttttcattgaaatactCATTCTAAAATCAAGTTTTGTGTTTCACAGAGTATTAATTTAGCCTATTCTACATGGAGAATTTTTTTAtatgaaaatgattaaatgacaatttttattttataataatatatttttatttcagactcAAAAGAAGGTCCATAGCAGAAAATactcaaaataaatatataaaatatacatacatacaaaatacaatacattttattatcaGTTTGATTTAGTTTAAGCTAATTTAACACCTGCAGGCACGTTTATAGGCAGGTGTTTGGATGTAGATGGCACCCTATGTTTCACAGGCTTTGACCTATATGCTCGTGTATATTGTTCACTGGCTAACTAGCGTCAAATATTCCCCAAATTAAGGTAATATTTGCACAAAATGTTGATATTTTAGAGAATGAGATAAG
The genomic region above belongs to Perca fluviatilis chromosome 24, GENO_Pfluv_1.0, whole genome shotgun sequence and contains:
- the LOC120554185 gene encoding homeobox protein engrailed-1-B-like isoform X2, with amino-acid sequence MEEQKEPNSSRDSTEEESMSLSPNLPSPPMILPHQAAQQAHRTTNFFIDNILRPDFGCRKEPSYRDRTPGRENVNPLGARPPPHTGSLCLDSNCSSDSTSSSPSSSSSTSSSPSSKQNSLKQGEPASNGSGRYADSPSSIMVVSGSNGGSPAITKESQPMLWPAWVYCTRYSDRPSSGPRTRKLKKKKCSTKEDKRPRTAFTAEQLQRLKTEFQANRYITEQRRQALAQELNLNESQIKIWFQNKRAKIKKATGYKNGLALQLMAQGLYNHSTTTVQEDKEDSE
- the LOC120554185 gene encoding homeobox protein engrailed-1-B-like isoform X1, encoding MEEQKEPNSSRDSTEEESMSLSPNLPSPPMILPHQAAQQAHRTTNFFIDNILRPDFGCRKEPSYRDRTPGRENVNPLGARPPPHTGSLCLDSNCSSDSTSSSPSSSSSTSSSPSSKQNSLKQGEPASNGSGRYADSPSSIMVVSGSNGGSPAITKESQPMLWPAWVYCTRYSDRPSSVCTPGPRTRKLKKKKCSTKEDKRPRTAFTAEQLQRLKTEFQANRYITEQRRQALAQELNLNESQIKIWFQNKRAKIKKATGYKNGLALQLMAQGLYNHSTTTVQEDKEDSE